One genomic region from Ornithinicoccus hortensis encodes:
- the nadD gene encoding nicotinate-nucleotide adenylyltransferase produces the protein MRLGVMGGTFDPIHHGHLVAASEAAALLDLDEVVFVPTGQPYRKDAQQVSPAEHRYLMTVIATASNPRFTVSRVDIERDGPTYTLDTLKDLHAERPDDQLFFITGADALAEILSWHGVEQLWDLAHFVGVTRPGHELTDKGLPADRVTLLEVPAMAISSTDCRNRTERGEPVWYLVPDGVVQYIGKYHLYRPESEDPAPTTPQEQ, from the coding sequence ATGCGGCTCGGAGTGATGGGTGGGACCTTCGACCCCATCCACCACGGACACCTCGTCGCCGCCAGCGAGGCGGCGGCCCTCCTCGACCTCGACGAGGTCGTCTTCGTGCCCACCGGGCAGCCCTACCGCAAGGACGCGCAGCAGGTCAGCCCGGCCGAGCACCGCTACCTGATGACGGTCATCGCCACGGCCTCCAACCCGCGCTTCACGGTGTCCCGCGTCGACATCGAGCGGGACGGGCCGACCTACACCCTGGACACGCTGAAGGACCTGCACGCCGAGCGGCCGGACGACCAGCTGTTCTTCATCACCGGCGCCGACGCGCTGGCCGAGATCCTGTCCTGGCACGGGGTGGAGCAGCTCTGGGACCTGGCGCACTTCGTCGGCGTCACCCGGCCCGGCCACGAGCTCACCGACAAGGGGCTCCCGGCCGACCGGGTCACCCTGCTGGAGGTCCCCGCCATGGCGATCTCCTCCACCGACTGCCGCAACCGCACCGAGCGGGGGGAGCCGGTCTGGTACCTGGTGCCCGACGGTGTCGTGCAGTACATCGGCAAGTACCACCTCTACCGGCCGGAGTCCGAGGACCCGGCACCGACGACCCCGCAGGAGCAGTGA